One genomic region from Jiangella sp. DSM 45060 encodes:
- a CDS encoding MFS transporter gives MTNPSDAPVRLSEPAGRWVLLVTAAGSGLVLLESTVVTIALPSLGADLGASMAQLQWTVNAFTLTLSALILVGGSLGDRFGRRRAYLVGVAWFGAASLLCGLAPTADVLIVARGLQGVGGALIVPGSLALVQNAFHPDDRNRAIGWWAGTSGVAGAAGPLVGGALVDAAGWRWVFFVNVPLAVLLAVLLVTRVPESRVPGRPPRFDVAGGVLAVTALAGLTYALTQTAAGGPALVIGLAASAVFAAFLLVERRSPAPMLPLSLFASRQFSAANLASFLVYGALAGAFFLLPIQLQVTAGFSAWTAGLALLPLPVLTLLLSPYGGELTTRLGARTPLLAGSLVCAAALVLSTRIEAGAGYLADVLPVIVLVGIGVPLITPPVTSAVLSAVPDRSAGVASAVNNGVARVAGLLVVAALPLLAGLPADATENPDGLDQGYGAGMLICAGLFLAGGVAGWLGLPRRAARPVQPLARRHASVTCPHLEADQASG, from the coding sequence ATGACGAACCCGTCCGACGCCCCGGTGCGGCTGTCCGAGCCGGCCGGCCGCTGGGTGCTGCTGGTGACGGCGGCCGGCTCCGGGCTGGTGCTGCTGGAGTCGACGGTGGTGACGATCGCGCTGCCGTCGCTCGGCGCGGACCTCGGCGCCTCGATGGCACAGCTGCAGTGGACCGTCAACGCGTTCACGCTGACGCTGTCGGCGCTCATCCTGGTGGGCGGCAGCCTGGGCGACCGGTTCGGACGGCGCCGCGCCTACCTGGTGGGCGTGGCCTGGTTCGGCGCCGCGTCGCTGCTGTGCGGGCTGGCGCCGACGGCGGACGTGCTGATCGTGGCGCGCGGGTTGCAGGGCGTCGGCGGGGCGCTGATCGTCCCCGGGTCGCTCGCGCTGGTGCAGAACGCCTTCCACCCGGACGACCGCAACCGGGCGATCGGCTGGTGGGCCGGGACGAGCGGCGTGGCCGGCGCGGCGGGCCCGCTGGTCGGCGGCGCCCTCGTCGACGCCGCGGGGTGGCGGTGGGTGTTCTTCGTGAACGTGCCGCTGGCGGTGCTGCTCGCGGTGCTGCTGGTGACCCGCGTGCCGGAGAGCCGCGTCCCGGGCCGGCCGCCGCGCTTCGACGTCGCGGGCGGGGTGCTCGCGGTGACGGCGCTGGCCGGGCTGACGTACGCGCTGACGCAGACGGCGGCGGGCGGGCCGGCGCTGGTGATCGGGCTGGCCGCGTCGGCCGTGTTCGCCGCGTTCCTGCTGGTCGAGCGGCGTAGCCCGGCGCCGATGCTGCCGCTGAGCCTGTTCGCGTCGCGTCAGTTCAGCGCCGCGAACCTGGCCAGCTTCCTGGTGTATGGCGCGCTGGCCGGCGCGTTCTTCCTGCTGCCGATCCAGCTGCAGGTGACCGCCGGGTTCTCGGCGTGGACGGCGGGCCTGGCGCTGCTGCCGCTGCCGGTGCTGACACTGCTGCTGTCACCGTACGGCGGCGAGCTGACCACCCGCCTCGGCGCCCGGACGCCGCTGCTGGCCGGCTCGCTGGTCTGCGCCGCCGCGCTGGTGCTGTCGACCCGGATCGAGGCCGGCGCCGGCTACCTGGCCGACGTGCTGCCCGTCATCGTCCTGGTCGGCATCGGGGTGCCGCTGATCACCCCGCCGGTCACGTCCGCCGTGCTCAGCGCCGTCCCGGACCGCAGCGCGGGTGTCGCCAGCGCCGTCAACAACGGCGTGGCCCGGGTGGCCGGCCTGCTCGTCGTCGCGGCGCTGCCGCTGCTGGCCGGGCTGCCGGCCGACGCGACGGAGAACCCGGACGGGCTGGACCAGGGCTACGGCGCCGGCATGCTGATCTGCGCCGGCCTGTTCCTCGCCGGCGGGGTGGCCGGCTGGCTCGGGCTGCCCCGCCGGGCGGCGCGGCCGGTGCAGCCGCTGGCCCGCCGGCACGCCTCCGTGACCTGCCCGCATCTGGAAGCCGATCAGGCCTCGGGATAG
- a CDS encoding aldo/keto reductase produces MEQRRLGGSGLSVSRLGLGTMTWGRDTDQHDAREQLKAFADAGGTLVDTAAAYGNGESEKLIGALLDSAVSRANLLIATKAGGGRPGGPGRVDVSRRALLDQLDDSLDRLDLDYVDLWQVAAWSDAAPMEETLGALEHAVTSGRARYAGVSNYAGWQTAAAAVHQRAVAGSQAPLVSTQVEYSLLERGIEREVLPAAARLGLGVLAWSPLGRGVLTGKYRSGTPADSRAATTHFAPFVDKYLDARSAKIVDAVCTAADGLDALPLEVALTWVRDRPGVAAAIVGARTAGQLRDVLGSDDLELPAEIRAALDEVSALELGYPEA; encoded by the coding sequence GTGGAACAGCGACGACTCGGGGGAAGCGGGCTGTCCGTCTCGCGGCTGGGGCTCGGCACCATGACGTGGGGACGCGACACCGACCAGCACGACGCGCGGGAGCAGCTGAAGGCGTTCGCCGACGCCGGCGGCACGCTGGTCGACACCGCGGCGGCGTACGGCAACGGCGAGAGCGAGAAGCTCATCGGCGCGCTGCTCGACAGCGCGGTGTCGCGGGCGAACCTGCTGATCGCGACGAAGGCCGGCGGCGGGCGGCCGGGCGGCCCGGGGCGCGTGGACGTGTCGCGGCGGGCGCTGCTCGACCAGCTGGACGACTCCCTCGACCGCCTCGACCTCGACTACGTCGACCTCTGGCAGGTCGCCGCGTGGAGCGACGCCGCGCCGATGGAGGAGACGCTGGGCGCGCTGGAGCACGCCGTCACGTCCGGGCGAGCCCGCTACGCCGGTGTGTCCAACTACGCCGGCTGGCAGACCGCGGCCGCCGCCGTCCATCAGCGCGCCGTCGCCGGCTCCCAGGCGCCGCTGGTGTCGACGCAGGTCGAGTACTCGCTGCTGGAGCGCGGCATCGAGCGCGAGGTGCTGCCGGCGGCGGCGCGGCTCGGGCTCGGCGTGCTGGCGTGGTCGCCGCTGGGCCGCGGCGTGCTGACCGGCAAGTACCGCAGCGGCACCCCGGCCGACTCCCGCGCCGCCACCACGCACTTCGCGCCGTTCGTCGACAAGTACCTCGACGCCCGCTCGGCCAAGATCGTCGACGCCGTCTGCACCGCCGCCGACGGCCTCGACGCGCTGCCGCTGGAGGTCGCGCTGACGTGGGTGCGCGACCGGCCCGGCGTGGCCGCGGCCATCGTCGGGGCGCGCACGGCCGGACAGCTGCGCGACGTCCTCGGGTCCGACGACCTCGAGCTGCCGGCCGAGATCCGGGCCGCGCTGGACGAGGTGTCGGCGCTGGAGCTGGGCTATCCCGAGGCCTGA